In the genome of Granulibacter bethesdensis CGDNIH1, one region contains:
- the sdhD gene encoding succinate dehydrogenase, hydrophobic membrane anchor protein has product MAQSSPRIRVMRSHLGRARGLGSAKHGLTHWWAERVTSVALVPLTLWFIFAALHLTGHSRAEVAQWVGHPVHAVLLLSLVFATFHHVQLGLQVIIEDYVHTESVKIASLLATKAVCFLLGLACAVSILKMTL; this is encoded by the coding sequence ATGGCTCAATCATCTCCCCGTATTCGCGTCATGCGCAGCCATCTGGGCCGTGCGCGTGGCCTTGGTTCCGCGAAACACGGCCTGACCCACTGGTGGGCGGAACGTGTGACTTCGGTTGCACTGGTGCCGCTGACCCTCTGGTTCATCTTCGCCGCGCTGCACCTGACCGGTCATAGCCGGGCCGAGGTCGCGCAATGGGTTGGTCATCCGGTCCATGCCGTGCTGCTGCTGAGCCTGGTGTTCGCCACTTTCCACCATGTCCAGCTCGGTCTACAGGTCATCATCGAGGATTACGTACATACGGAATCCGTGAAAATCGCCAGCCTGCTCGCGACAAAGGCCGTCTGCTTCCTGCTCGGTCTGGCCTGTGCGGTTTCCATCCTGAAGATGACGCTCTGA
- the sdhC gene encoding succinate dehydrogenase, cytochrome b556 subunit, whose translation MTDTHEALAVGRTSDGRLIHRPLSPHLQVYRWPITMALSILHRVTGVAAAIGTLLLTWWLVAAATSDHAYDIVSGFMRSGFGLLLLFGWTVALVYHFINGIRHLVWDAGYGFDKHEANRSSYIVLGLTALFTVAIWIAAAVVL comes from the coding sequence ATGACTGACACACATGAGGCTCTGGCGGTTGGACGGACGAGCGATGGCCGACTGATCCATCGTCCGCTGTCACCCCATCTTCAGGTCTATCGTTGGCCCATCACGATGGCACTTTCGATTCTTCACCGGGTGACCGGTGTTGCAGCGGCAATTGGCACCCTGCTGCTGACATGGTGGCTGGTGGCGGCTGCGACCTCCGATCATGCTTACGACATCGTGTCCGGCTTCATGCGCTCAGGGTTCGGGTTGCTGCTGCTGTTCGGCTGGACGGTGGCGCTGGTGTACCATTTCATCAACGGCATCCGTCATCTGGTGTGGGATGCGGGCTATGGCTTCGATAAGCACGAAGCCAACAGAAGCTCCTATATCGTTCTGGGGCTGACGGCCCTGTTTACCGTGGCGATCTGGATCGCCGCTGCCGTGGTTCTGTAA
- a CDS encoding aspartate-semialdehyde dehydrogenase: MGYRVAVVGATGAVGREILKTLAERDFPVSEVAALASGRSAGQEISFGEDKVLKVRNLETFDFTGWDIGLFSPGASVSAVHAPRAAAAGCIVVDNTSQFRMEPDVPLVVPEVNPQALDSIKRGIIANPNCSTIQMVVALKPLHTRWGVKRVSVATYQSVSGAGKEGMDELFSHTKAGFVNDPTKPEQFTKEIAFNCIPHIDKFMDDGATKEEWKMAVETRKILDPDIAVFATCVRVPVFIGHGEAVHVEFEKPVTASEARAVLREAPGITVVDHREDGGYITQLECQGEDAVYVSRIRQDPTVPNGLAFWCVSDNLRKGAALNAVQIAELLIQQKRLRVR, encoded by the coding sequence ATGGGTTACAGGGTAGCGGTAGTTGGCGCGACGGGCGCAGTGGGCCGCGAGATTTTGAAAACCCTGGCCGAGCGTGACTTCCCTGTCTCGGAAGTGGCGGCGCTGGCATCCGGCCGCTCAGCCGGGCAGGAGATTTCCTTTGGTGAAGACAAGGTTCTGAAGGTCCGGAACCTGGAAACGTTCGATTTCACCGGCTGGGATATCGGCCTGTTCAGCCCCGGTGCCTCCGTCTCTGCCGTGCATGCCCCGCGTGCGGCGGCGGCTGGTTGCATCGTGGTCGATAATACCAGCCAGTTCCGTATGGAGCCGGATGTTCCGCTGGTGGTGCCGGAGGTCAATCCGCAGGCGCTCGATTCCATCAAGCGCGGTATCATCGCCAATCCGAACTGCTCGACCATCCAGATGGTCGTGGCGCTGAAGCCGCTCCATACGCGCTGGGGTGTCAAGCGCGTTTCCGTTGCGACCTATCAGTCGGTCTCCGGCGCCGGCAAGGAAGGGATGGACGAGCTGTTCAGCCATACCAAGGCCGGTTTCGTGAACGATCCCACCAAGCCGGAGCAGTTCACCAAGGAAATCGCCTTCAACTGCATCCCGCATATCGACAAGTTCATGGATGACGGTGCCACCAAGGAAGAGTGGAAAATGGCGGTTGAGACCCGCAAGATTCTCGATCCGGATATCGCCGTTTTTGCCACCTGCGTGCGCGTGCCGGTGTTCATCGGCCATGGCGAGGCAGTGCATGTCGAATTTGAAAAGCCGGTGACGGCATCGGAGGCGCGTGCGGTGCTGAGGGAGGCGCCCGGCATTACTGTGGTCGATCATCGGGAGGATGGTGGCTACATCACGCAACTGGAATGTCAGGGTGAGGATGCGGTTTATGTCAGCCGCATCCGGCAGGATCCCACGGTGCCGAACGGATTGGCGTTCTGGTGTGTGTCCGACAATCTCCGCAAGGGGGCCGCGTTGAATGCGGTCCAGATTGCGGAGCTTCTGATCCAGCAGAAGCGGCTCAGAGTGCGGTGA
- a CDS encoding MarR family winged helix-turn-helix transcriptional regulator, which produces MRCENPDPSELNLDLLLLLNDVARLLRIAADKRARLHDMTRAQWIMLLWLDQMPGISQKQLAEKLEVEPITVARLVDRLEQRGMVERRPDPSDRRIWRLHLLPAAHPLISDINAGRAEILQLATRELDPSLLEPMQAGLMRMKHTLCSELRPRKRDQDDQDRIQGHSTSSVSSPEGE; this is translated from the coding sequence ATGAGGTGCGAAAACCCTGACCCATCCGAATTGAATCTCGATCTGCTGCTGCTGCTGAACGACGTTGCCCGTCTGCTCCGCATTGCTGCCGACAAGCGTGCGCGGCTGCATGATATGACCCGCGCCCAGTGGATCATGCTGCTATGGCTGGATCAGATGCCCGGCATCTCCCAGAAACAGCTTGCCGAGAAACTCGAAGTTGAACCCATCACCGTCGCCCGGCTGGTAGATCGGCTGGAACAGCGCGGCATGGTGGAACGCCGTCCCGATCCGTCGGACCGGCGTATCTGGCGGCTTCACCTGCTGCCTGCCGCCCACCCGCTGATCTCGGACATCAATGCAGGACGTGCCGAAATTCTGCAGCTGGCTACCCGGGAGTTGGACCCCTCTTTGCTGGAACCAATGCAAGCCGGCCTTATGCGCATGAAGCATACGCTCTGTTCAGAACTACGCCCAAGAAAACGTGATCAGGATGATCAGGATCGGATACAGGGTCATTCTACCTCATCAGTGTCTTCCCCTGAAGGAGAATAA
- the pgsA gene encoding CDP-diacylglycerol--glycerol-3-phosphate 3-phosphatidyltransferase — MPTDLPNLLTLSRIAAIPLMVALIAFGSPGGDLAACIIFSAAAITDYFDGKIARDRRQISDLGRMLDPIADKLLVGASLMMLVGYGRVGDHGLFPAIVIMLREILVSGLREYLAGLQVSLPVTRLAKWKTGVQMGALGTLLGGDSAAHLIGLGFLPVQLIGEIQLWIAAGLTLVTGWDYLMAGLRHVSPPAGVAKPEHPSPTPSRTP, encoded by the coding sequence GTGCCAACTGATCTTCCCAATCTGCTGACCTTATCGCGCATTGCCGCCATCCCTCTGATGGTGGCGCTGATTGCATTTGGCAGCCCCGGTGGCGATCTGGCCGCCTGTATCATTTTCTCTGCCGCCGCCATCACCGATTATTTCGACGGTAAAATCGCCCGCGACCGCCGCCAGATTTCCGATCTGGGCCGGATGCTGGACCCTATTGCCGATAAATTGCTGGTCGGAGCCTCCCTGATGATGCTGGTCGGGTATGGCCGGGTCGGCGATCATGGCCTGTTCCCCGCTATCGTCATCATGCTGCGGGAAATCCTCGTCAGTGGTCTGCGCGAATATCTGGCCGGACTACAGGTCAGCCTGCCAGTGACCCGGCTGGCCAAATGGAAAACCGGTGTGCAAATGGGCGCACTCGGCACCCTGCTGGGGGGCGATTCTGCGGCCCATCTCATCGGCCTCGGGTTTCTACCCGTGCAGTTGATCGGGGAGATTCAGTTATGGATCGCCGCCGGACTGACATTGGTAACGGGCTGGGATTACCTGATGGCCGGATTGCGCCATGTTTCCCCCCCAGCCGGCGTCGCAAAACCCGAACATCCCTCTCCCACACCCAGTCGCACACCATGA
- the mobB gene encoding molybdopterin-guanine dinucleotide biosynthesis protein B encodes MTTGTSPNSAIAKPKILGIAGWSGSGKTTLLTSLIPLLNASGLRVSTIKHAHHGFDLDHPGKDSWRHREAGAHEVMLMGEARWALLHEPRADEEAPDLDRLVQRMALVDVILVEGFRSYPHPKIEVYRPATGKPPLWPDRRDIVAVAASPFPPETLEGGIHKPCFLPLDDVQAVANWTIGFLSRYVAPA; translated from the coding sequence ATGACGACCGGAACTTCACCAAATTCCGCCATCGCGAAGCCGAAAATTCTTGGCATTGCAGGCTGGTCCGGCAGCGGCAAAACCACCCTCCTCACATCCCTGATTCCGCTTCTGAACGCATCCGGGCTACGTGTCTCCACCATCAAACATGCCCATCATGGCTTTGACCTCGATCATCCGGGCAAGGATAGCTGGCGGCACAGGGAAGCCGGGGCGCATGAGGTCATGCTGATGGGTGAGGCACGCTGGGCCTTGCTGCATGAACCTCGCGCAGATGAGGAGGCGCCCGATCTGGACCGTTTGGTACAGCGCATGGCGCTGGTAGATGTCATTCTGGTAGAGGGTTTCCGCAGTTACCCTCACCCCAAGATCGAGGTCTACCGGCCCGCAACCGGGAAACCGCCCCTCTGGCCGGACCGGCGTGACATCGTGGCGGTTGCGGCCTCGCCTTTTCCCCCGGAAACGCTGGAAGGCGGCATCCATAAACCGTGTTTTCTGCCGCTGGATGATGTGCAGGCCGTTGCAAACTGGACGATTGGCTTTCTCAGCCGCTATGTAGCCCCGGCTTGA
- the moaD gene encoding molybdopterin converting factor subunit 1: MKEGLHIVYFAWLRDRIGRNEEHVPLPPGVANVGGLITWLRGRGRDYKSALATENRIRCAVNHEVAALDTPISPGDEVGFFPPITGG, from the coding sequence ATGAAGGAGGGGCTACATATCGTTTATTTCGCGTGGCTTCGCGACCGGATCGGTCGTAATGAGGAACACGTGCCGTTACCTCCGGGTGTCGCGAATGTCGGTGGGCTGATCACCTGGCTGCGTGGACGCGGCAGGGATTACAAATCAGCGCTCGCCACTGAAAATCGCATCCGCTGTGCCGTCAATCATGAGGTTGCGGCGCTCGACACGCCCATCTCTCCGGGGGATGAAGTCGGGTTTTTCCCCCCGATCACAGGCGGATAA
- a CDS encoding molybdenum cofactor biosynthesis protein MoaE has protein sequence MIPPLPRIAVQADPFDMTREYEALIAGQRRIGGVGSFVGVVRGESAGQSEQLQGMTLEHYPGMTEKQIHRIAEEAIRRWSLLGCTIIHRIGYLPAGAPIVLVMTAAPHREAALQSTSFLIDWLKTKAPFWKQEHLEDGTTRWVAARDEDEIAADRWNIVSAS, from the coding sequence ATGATCCCCCCGCTCCCGCGTATTGCGGTTCAGGCTGATCCCTTTGATATGACAAGGGAATATGAAGCCCTGATCGCAGGACAGCGCCGGATCGGGGGGGTTGGCAGCTTTGTCGGCGTGGTGCGCGGTGAAAGCGCCGGGCAGAGCGAACAGTTACAGGGCATGACCCTGGAACACTATCCCGGCATGACCGAAAAACAGATCCACCGCATTGCCGAAGAAGCCATCCGGCGCTGGTCCCTGCTGGGCTGCACCATTATCCACCGGATCGGCTACCTCCCTGCCGGTGCCCCTATCGTTCTGGTGATGACCGCCGCACCGCACCGTGAGGCTGCGCTGCAATCGACCTCCTTTCTGATCGACTGGCTGAAGACCAAAGCCCCGTTCTGGAAACAGGAGCATCTGGAAGACGGCACCACACGCTGGGTCGCAGCAAGGGATGAGGATGAGATCGCCGCCGATCGCTGGAATATCGTCAGCGCCTCTTGA
- a CDS encoding heavy-metal-associated domain-containing protein, producing MTPTTILAIKGMTCEGCVNAVRRILLAVPGVSDASVTLGRAEISGGETARLMEAVRDAGFGAEILATE from the coding sequence ATGACCCCAACCACCATTCTCGCGATCAAGGGCATGACCTGTGAAGGCTGTGTCAATGCCGTTCGCCGCATTCTGCTGGCTGTGCCGGGCGTTTCCGATGCCTCCGTAACCCTTGGGCGGGCCGAGATCAGCGGCGGGGAAACCGCAAGGCTGATGGAAGCGGTACGCGATGCGGGCTTCGGTGCCGAGATTCTCGCAACGGAGTAA
- a CDS encoding heavy metal translocating P-type ATPase: MPVETMPSGSARQELDITGMTCASCSGRVERALRNVEGVSRAVVSLISHRALVEGSARIETLVAAVTRSGFTATPLTGEREQEERIEQQARRATRQEALRVLLSALLTAPLLLPMLGVPLPGLLMLVLAGIVQIGFGYRFYIAAWRGLRAGAGNMDQLVAIGTSAAFLYSAIAVLCGDSEHGYFDASAVVISLILFGRWLESRARQATGSATRALSALRPDTARLQNGDEERLVPASHLMPEDIVIIRPGERFAADGKVVSGQSDADESLLTGESHPVPKHPGDSVIGGAMNGSGLLRVRVTATVNDGTLARVISLVREAEASRAPVQRLVDQVAAIFVPGVVTIAVLTFLGWWIIGHDIANGFRAAVSVLVIACPCALGLATPAALITGTGIAARRGILIRDAASLERAGSIDTVALDKTGTITEGKPVLHEIILLPSAPIGMDKATILRLAAAAESGSTHPLAHAVRESALTKGTTLPMPDFLQERPGEGVIAHVSGHEIAIGNAALFTHLDIPDSPQAMALEQETPAAILRVAIDRIPAALLLVEDTLRPGAAVAIRRIHATGCTVMLLTGDTEASGLKAAKTAGIELVETRLRPEDKAARIAAWQAKGHVVAMVGDGVNDAPSLAQADLGIAIGTGADAARHAAGVILMRPEPGLIADAISLSRATRRKIRQNLFWAFIYNAIGLPFAALGLLNPVIAGAAMAFSSVSVVVNALLLKRWNPSSP; encoded by the coding sequence ATGCCGGTTGAAACGATGCCATCCGGTTCCGCCCGGCAGGAGCTGGATATCACCGGCATGACCTGCGCCAGTTGCTCCGGCCGTGTGGAGCGGGCGCTGCGCAATGTCGAGGGCGTCAGCCGGGCGGTGGTTTCCCTTATCAGCCATCGCGCCCTGGTCGAAGGCTCCGCCCGGATCGAAACACTGGTAGCGGCCGTGACCCGCTCCGGCTTTACCGCCACCCCGCTGACGGGAGAGCGCGAACAGGAAGAACGGATCGAGCAACAGGCACGCAGGGCGACCCGGCAGGAAGCGCTGCGCGTGCTGCTCTCCGCGCTGTTGACGGCGCCTTTGCTGCTGCCCATGCTTGGAGTGCCTCTACCCGGGCTGCTGATGCTGGTGCTGGCAGGCATCGTCCAGATCGGTTTCGGATACCGTTTCTATATCGCTGCATGGCGAGGCTTGCGGGCCGGAGCCGGCAATATGGACCAGCTGGTCGCCATCGGCACCAGCGCTGCTTTTCTTTACAGTGCCATCGCCGTGCTGTGCGGGGACAGTGAACACGGCTATTTCGATGCCTCCGCTGTCGTCATCAGCCTGATCCTGTTCGGGCGCTGGCTGGAAAGCCGGGCGCGGCAGGCCACCGGCTCTGCCACGCGCGCTCTTTCGGCCCTCCGCCCCGACACCGCACGGCTACAGAATGGCGATGAAGAACGCCTTGTTCCCGCAAGCCACCTGATGCCGGAAGATATCGTGATCATCCGCCCCGGCGAGCGCTTCGCCGCCGATGGAAAGGTTGTGTCCGGCCAATCCGATGCGGATGAAAGCCTGCTGACCGGGGAAAGCCATCCGGTTCCCAAGCACCCCGGTGATTCCGTCATCGGCGGCGCTATGAACGGTTCCGGTCTGCTGAGGGTGCGCGTCACAGCCACCGTCAATGATGGGACACTCGCGCGCGTGATTTCGCTGGTGCGGGAAGCGGAAGCCAGCCGTGCCCCGGTACAGCGGCTGGTCGACCAGGTCGCCGCTATTTTCGTACCTGGCGTGGTGACAATCGCCGTGCTGACATTTCTGGGGTGGTGGATCATCGGCCATGACATTGCGAACGGGTTCCGCGCTGCCGTCTCCGTGCTGGTGATCGCCTGCCCCTGTGCGCTGGGGCTGGCCACGCCCGCTGCCCTTATTACCGGCACCGGAATCGCTGCCAGACGCGGTATTCTGATCCGCGATGCCGCCAGTCTGGAGCGGGCAGGCAGCATTGATACCGTGGCACTGGATAAAACCGGCACGATCACGGAAGGCAAGCCGGTGCTGCATGAGATCATTCTGCTGCCCTCCGCCCCGATCGGCATGGACAAAGCCACGATCCTGCGTCTGGCCGCTGCCGCCGAGTCGGGCAGTACCCACCCGCTGGCGCATGCCGTCCGTGAATCGGCCCTGACCAAGGGAACAACTCTCCCGATGCCGGATTTCCTTCAGGAGCGTCCGGGGGAAGGCGTGATCGCCCATGTCTCCGGCCATGAAATCGCCATCGGCAATGCGGCGCTGTTCACTCATCTGGACATCCCCGACAGCCCGCAAGCCATGGCCTTGGAACAGGAGACACCGGCCGCCATCCTGCGGGTTGCCATTGATCGCATTCCTGCTGCGTTGTTACTGGTCGAGGATACGCTTCGCCCCGGTGCCGCTGTCGCCATCCGCCGCATTCACGCCACCGGCTGCACAGTGATGCTGCTGACCGGTGATACCGAAGCGTCCGGCCTCAAGGCGGCAAAGACCGCAGGGATTGAACTGGTCGAAACCAGATTGCGCCCCGAAGACAAGGCCGCCCGGATCGCCGCATGGCAAGCCAAAGGCCATGTCGTTGCCATGGTCGGCGACGGCGTCAACGATGCACCGTCTCTGGCGCAGGCCGATCTCGGAATCGCCATTGGCACCGGAGCCGATGCGGCCCGCCATGCAGCCGGCGTTATCCTGATGCGACCGGAGCCGGGCCTGATTGCCGACGCCATTTCGCTCAGCCGCGCCACAAGGCGTAAAATCCGGCAGAATCTGTTCTGGGCCTTTATCTATAATGCCATCGGTCTGCCCTTTGCGGCTCTGGGCCTGCTCAACCCCGTGATCGCGGGAGCGGCCATGGCCTTCTCGTCAGTCAGTGTGGTGGTCAATGCACTGCTGCTGAAACGCTGGAACCCCTCCTCTCCTTAA
- a CDS encoding Cu(I)-responsive transcriptional regulator → MPDTPEPDHTHDHRGGLAIGEVSRLSGLPAKTIRYYEQAGLLPPPSRSDNQYRRYNHEVLERLRFLSTARGLGFPLQELKMLMALRSDPHRASREVKSLALKHIERLEIDIARLQTMRDTLQGLTAACAGDDCPACTILDALNSAGTHTQNGAGTKAPAPFCQTEPENRNNQ, encoded by the coding sequence TTGCCTGACACACCGGAACCGGATCACACGCACGATCATCGGGGTGGTCTTGCCATCGGCGAGGTCTCACGCCTGTCCGGCCTGCCTGCGAAAACCATCCGTTATTACGAGCAAGCCGGGCTGCTGCCCCCTCCGTCTCGCAGCGATAATCAGTATCGCCGCTACAACCACGAGGTGCTGGAACGCCTGCGTTTTCTGTCAACCGCACGTGGGCTGGGCTTTCCATTGCAGGAGCTGAAAATGCTGATGGCCCTGCGCTCAGACCCGCATCGCGCGAGTCGCGAGGTCAAATCACTGGCCCTGAAACATATTGAGCGTCTGGAGATTGATATTGCTCGGCTTCAGACCATGCGAGACACGTTGCAGGGACTGACTGCCGCTTGCGCGGGCGATGACTGCCCCGCCTGCACAATTCTGGATGCGCTCAACAGCGCAGGTACCCATACGCAAAACGGTGCGGGCACCAAAGCACCCGCACCGTTCTGTCAGACTGAGCCGGAAAACCGGAACAATCAGTAA
- a CDS encoding EF-hand domain-containing protein, whose translation MRKTVLMTAAFGLSILASQGLSHVAMAAVDATPHDTSLVMSRLDPDNDGTVSLEEAHKAAEAKFDALDTDHEGTLDASELTGILGKKALAAFDPDHDGSLDKAEWLKLVDAYFKKADPDHDGTLSPAELTTENGRALVALLAY comes from the coding sequence ATGCGTAAAACTGTTCTGATGACCGCCGCGTTCGGTCTGTCCATTCTGGCTTCTCAGGGCCTGTCCCATGTTGCCATGGCCGCTGTTGATGCGACCCCGCATGACACCAGCCTGGTGATGAGCCGCCTTGACCCCGACAATGACGGCACTGTCAGCCTGGAAGAGGCCCATAAGGCCGCTGAAGCGAAGTTCGACGCTCTGGACACTGATCACGAAGGCACGCTGGATGCGTCCGAGCTGACCGGTATCCTCGGCAAGAAGGCTTTGGCTGCCTTCGATCCCGACCATGACGGTTCTCTGGACAAGGCCGAATGGCTGAAGCTGGTCGATGCCTATTTCAAAAAGGCCGACCCGGATCATGACGGCACGCTGAGCCCGGCTGAGCTGACCACCGAGAATGGCCGCGCGCTGGTGGCACTGCTGGCTTACTGA
- a CDS encoding 3-hydroxybutyryl-CoA dehydrogenase produces MSVEPLPLSEATSYPIRKIGVVGAGLMGNGIAHVCALAGIEVVLTDIRAEALDRAMTTIRVNLDRQIKAGLTTEQQKAAALTRIVTAVGYDRLSECDLVVEAITEKEEAKKALYKLLAPHMKPDCILATNTSSISITRLGASTDRPEKFIGLHFMNPVPVMKLVEIIRGIATDDRTFAAVSALAQRLDKTISVAEDFPAFIVNRILVPMINEAVFALYEGVATVSGIDTAMRLGASHRMGPLELADFIGLDTCLSIMQVLYDGLSDSKYRPCPLLVKYVEAGWLGRKTGRGFYDYAHTPPRPTR; encoded by the coding sequence ATGAGCGTCGAGCCTTTGCCTCTTTCTGAAGCCACATCTTATCCCATCCGAAAAATCGGTGTGGTCGGTGCGGGGTTGATGGGCAACGGCATTGCTCATGTCTGTGCCCTGGCAGGGATCGAGGTGGTACTGACCGATATCAGAGCGGAAGCTCTGGATCGTGCCATGACGACGATTCGCGTCAATCTGGATCGGCAGATCAAGGCTGGATTAACAACAGAGCAGCAGAAAGCGGCGGCGCTGACGCGTATCGTCACGGCGGTCGGTTATGATCGGCTCAGTGAGTGCGATCTGGTGGTCGAGGCCATCACCGAAAAGGAAGAAGCCAAAAAAGCGCTCTACAAGCTTCTGGCGCCTCATATGAAGCCGGATTGTATTCTGGCCACCAATACGTCCTCCATTTCGATCACCCGGTTGGGGGCGAGTACGGACCGGCCGGAGAAATTCATCGGGCTGCATTTCATGAACCCGGTGCCGGTGATGAAGCTGGTGGAGATCATCCGCGGCATTGCGACGGATGATCGGACCTTTGCTGCTGTCAGCGCTCTGGCGCAGCGACTGGATAAAACCATTTCAGTGGCCGAGGATTTCCCGGCCTTCATCGTCAACCGTATTCTGGTGCCGATGATCAACGAGGCGGTTTTTGCGCTTTACGAGGGCGTGGCCACTGTCAGCGGAATTGACACTGCCATGCGGCTGGGGGCCAGCCACAGAATGGGGCCGCTGGAACTGGCGGATTTTATCGGCCTCGATACCTGCCTTTCCATCATGCAGGTTTTGTACGACGGTCTTTCCGACAGTAAATATCGTCCTTGCCCGTTGCTGGTAAAATATGTCGAAGCCGGGTGGCTGGGCCGTAAAACAGGCCGTGGCTTCTACGATTACGCTCATACGCCGCCGCGCCCCACGCGCTGA
- a CDS encoding electron transfer flavoprotein subunit alpha/FixB family protein: protein MTALVLAEHDGRTLKQATRSAIAAARKLGGDLHILVAGQDVGGVAAQAAAIPGVSRVVTADAPSYAHALAEPLAALLVALAPDYSHILAPASATGKNVLPRAAALLDVQPISDICSVESSDTFVRPIYAGNALATVRSADPVKVITVRAASFEPVPSEGGSADIVQSSAVPVEGGSRFVSEALTASERPELGSARIVISGGKGMQSAENFALLDRVARKLNAAVGASRAAVDAGYAPNDYQVGQTGKIVAPELYIAVGISGAIQHLAGMKDSRVIVAINKDPDAPIFQVADYGYVGDLFEALPALEKAL from the coding sequence ATGACCGCACTGGTTCTTGCTGAACATGACGGGCGCACGCTGAAACAGGCGACCCGCAGCGCCATTGCCGCCGCCCGGAAACTGGGCGGAGACCTCCATATCCTGGTCGCCGGGCAGGATGTCGGGGGGGTCGCTGCCCAGGCTGCCGCCATTCCCGGTGTGTCACGTGTTGTGACCGCCGATGCCCCTTCCTATGCCCATGCGCTGGCGGAGCCGTTGGCGGCCCTGCTGGTGGCGTTGGCGCCGGATTATTCCCATATCCTTGCGCCGGCTTCCGCCACGGGCAAGAATGTGCTGCCCCGCGCGGCGGCGTTGCTGGATGTGCAGCCGATTAGCGATATTTGCAGCGTTGAATCTTCCGATACCTTCGTGCGACCGATCTATGCCGGTAATGCGCTGGCAACCGTGCGTTCGGCAGACCCTGTAAAGGTCATCACCGTGCGGGCTGCCAGTTTCGAACCGGTTCCCTCCGAAGGTGGCTCTGCCGACATCGTTCAGTCTTCCGCCGTGCCGGTCGAAGGCGGCTCCCGCTTCGTGTCGGAGGCGCTGACGGCCAGCGAACGACCGGAACTCGGTTCCGCCCGGATCGTGATTTCCGGCGGCAAGGGAATGCAGAGCGCCGAAAATTTCGCGCTGCTGGACCGGGTTGCCCGGAAGCTGAATGCTGCGGTCGGTGCATCCCGCGCCGCTGTGGATGCAGGGTACGCGCCGAATGATTATCAGGTCGGGCAGACCGGCAAGATTGTCGCGCCGGAACTGTATATCGCGGTCGGTATCTCCGGCGCCATCCAGCATCTGGCGGGGATGAAGGACAGCCGGGTCATCGTCGCCATCAACAAAGATCCGGATGCGCCGATCTTTCAGGTGGCCGATTACGGTTATGTCGGCGATTTGTTCGAGGCGCTTCCCGCCCTTGAAAAAGCACTCTGA